The Methylomusa anaerophila genome has a segment encoding these proteins:
- a CDS encoding methyl-accepting chemotaxis protein: MKFFKRFAMLITDIRNMFGNIVRIKPMRTKSGLTYNKLNFGSKKSKQSIFSKISDTLRQLSGNSAHLKPILAKLRLSDNKNPGSLEAAERKETNSLHILQKLLGRFSLKFKLLAVVALLSLVTIGVGILGLHGMKASNNDLRTMYTNRILVLKELKIMSDAFTVNIIDTCHKVKDGHLAWALGRKRLDEGTQIIKQQWTAYKSIPITKEEERMAAQIDGFFGIADGALAKASSIMAKEDKNALSTFMIEEMYSSLEPMSQNLSELINLQLELSKQEYSHADERYSFLRHLFWFMIISGLGSAILLALLVLKLTVEQVRDMVTCVEEIAAGNLALPEIPITTNDEVGRLGIAMNKMMKNLRGLVQTVSQSAEQVVAASEETAASVQDVSATATDVAAISRKLSDDAEIGNESVVEVSKSLLELSSLVDIAKREATSAVTNSKETLNAALQGQQTVVETVTRMANIRMKTMETETLIATLDQYTEKIGAITHTITDIASQTNLLSLNAAIEAARAGEAGRGFAVVAKEVKKLAEQSSQGATEVAALIQKVTQSTSAAVEAMQASRTEVEEGVLSANEAGQSLENILTAVNNTVQDIEGVLEITDEEVTQSDRIIDLIDSLATVIENTAEQAKDVSTATNHTSTIMDALASNSSATNTMATDLMTAMENFTT, translated from the coding sequence CGGTTCGAAGAAATCCAAGCAAAGTATATTCTCAAAAATATCGGATACCCTGCGGCAATTGTCAGGAAATTCTGCTCACCTTAAACCCATACTTGCCAAATTAAGGCTTTCTGACAATAAAAATCCGGGTTCCTTAGAAGCTGCCGAAAGAAAAGAAACGAACTCCCTCCACATTCTGCAAAAATTGTTAGGCAGGTTTAGCTTAAAATTTAAGTTGCTTGCGGTTGTTGCTTTGCTCTCTCTTGTAACGATAGGTGTAGGTATTCTCGGTCTTCATGGCATGAAGGCGTCGAACAATGACCTAAGAACTATGTACACCAACCGGATTCTGGTTCTGAAAGAACTAAAAATTATGTCCGATGCCTTTACTGTAAACATTATTGATACTTGCCACAAGGTAAAAGACGGGCATCTGGCCTGGGCGCTGGGAAGAAAAAGGCTGGACGAGGGAACGCAAATCATTAAACAGCAGTGGACAGCCTATAAATCCATACCCATCACCAAGGAAGAAGAACGTATGGCAGCCCAAATTGACGGTTTCTTCGGCATAGCCGACGGCGCTCTCGCGAAAGCGTCCAGCATTATGGCGAAAGAAGATAAAAACGCTCTGAGCACCTTCATGATCGAAGAGATGTACTCCAGTCTTGAGCCTATGTCGCAAAATCTTTCGGAGTTAATCAACCTCCAGTTGGAACTTTCCAAGCAAGAATATTCACATGCCGACGAGCGCTACAGTTTTCTCCGGCATCTCTTCTGGTTCATGATTATATCCGGTCTGGGCTCCGCAATATTGCTGGCATTGCTGGTGCTAAAGCTTACAGTCGAGCAGGTTCGGGATATGGTTACCTGCGTAGAGGAAATTGCCGCCGGCAATTTGGCATTGCCTGAGATTCCCATAACCACTAACGACGAAGTAGGACGTTTGGGAATAGCTATGAATAAAATGATGAAAAATTTACGAGGCTTGGTTCAAACCGTGTCGCAATCAGCTGAACAAGTGGTGGCTGCTTCCGAAGAAACGGCCGCTTCCGTACAGGATGTATCGGCTACAGCCACCGATGTTGCCGCAATTAGCCGTAAGCTCTCGGATGATGCGGAGATTGGAAATGAATCAGTTGTAGAAGTGTCAAAATCCTTATTGGAGCTTTCATCTCTAGTCGATATCGCTAAAAGAGAAGCGACTTCCGCGGTAACTAACTCCAAGGAAACACTAAACGCCGCTTTGCAAGGTCAACAGACTGTAGTGGAAACTGTTACCCGGATGGCAAACATACGAATGAAGACGATGGAGACAGAAACCCTGATTGCCACACTGGATCAGTATACCGAGAAAATTGGCGCTATTACTCATACTATCACTGATATAGCCTCCCAAACCAATTTACTTTCCTTAAATGCGGCAATTGAAGCGGCCAGGGCAGGCGAAGCAGGCCGTGGTTTCGCCGTAGTAGCAAAAGAAGTAAAAAAACTGGCTGAACAATCCAGCCAGGGAGCAACTGAGGTTGCCGCCTTGATACAAAAGGTAACCCAAAGTACTTCGGCGGCGGTTGAAGCGATGCAGGCCAGCCGCACGGAAGTGGAAGAAGGCGTTTTAAGTGCCAACGAAGCCGGCCAGTCGCTGGAAAACATTTTGACTGCTGTCAACAACACTGTGCAAGATATAGAAGGCGTACTGGAAATTACCGATGAAGAAGTAACCCAATCTGATCGAATCATCGACTTGATAGATTCTTTGGCAACTGTAATTGAGAACACCGCGGAACAAGCCAAAGATGTTTCTACGGCAACCAATCATACCTCTACAATTATGGACGCCCTCGCTTCTAACTCGTCCGCAACAAACACGATGGCTACCGACCTAATGACGGCCATGGAAAACTTCACCACCTAA